The nucleotide sequence caagggcaaacctttgccttgcacatagtccacttgagctagatgatgatgatcttgacttcctcaagttggaccacctttcttgattgtgttggctcgatgaagactagttgattgctcccccatactccactatgggtgagccactctttggcacatcttcacaattccattgacaccacaatggacggcaagcttcaagcttgattgctcccccatactccattatgggtgagccactcttcgagttgctccacttgaacttgcacactgcaaacttgatgacgatcaccacttgatgtcatcctccatgggttgtatgagatcttcctcttgacgcaagaccatggaaacatacctaaccccacaaagaactctcacgtagaccatgggttagtacacaaagcgtaatggacaatgcttaccataccatgggatcacttgatccctctcggtacttcttctacgctttgtgagttgatcaacttgattcactcttgacttagtcttgatcaacattgaatctttccaactctcttcatttggatgatgtcttgaaaggtaaacatgaatgatcacacaatcttcttcttcaagacatgcttgcaataagctcaactcacacatgaccaatctttggataattccttgaaaagcactttggccatctcaactcacacatgaccaatctttggataattccttgaaaagcactttggccatctcaactcacacatgaccaatctttggataattccttgaaaagcactttggccatctcataaactccttgaaaccaacacatggacttcaagacaatcctatggacaaatgcttcaaatataactcaaggcaactgttagtccatagagattgtcatcaattaccaaaaccacacatgggggcaccgcatgtcctttcaacGCTGCTGTCGGCGGTGGGGTCAGGGATGGGCCGACAGGCGACGGCGACGCATTTCAGGGCAAAAATCACCGGCGGACGGGCTGGCGGAGGTGCAATGAAGACGGTTGGGCGGTTGACACACTGCCGTTCCTTTTACATCTCCTAGAGGTGTAGATGCAAATTTGCACCGTGAGGTGTTGTGGTTTGCATCTTCGGGAGACGAAAatgtattattattattatttgcaTCTACACTATCTGTTGGAGAGGTATTTTAGGCCCCAGAGATGCAAAAGATAGTTATTTTGCATACGTCTACGTAGTGAGATGGGCATGTGCAGTGAAAGCGAGCTGGTTCGCGTACGTCTACGTAGTGAGATGGGCATGTGCTGGGCAACACATCAATTAAGCTGCCAGTTTGTGTGCTTTCGATCTACTTATGTGCTTCATCTAGCTTTGTTTGGATGAATCAATCTAGCGTGGTCTAAAACTAACGAGCAGTATATGTTTGCATTTCCATGAAGAAAAGTATatgcttatatatatatatatatatatatatatatatatatatatatatatatatatatatatataaagttGGTGCCAAATCAAGGTGTGGCGGCTGCCACACCTTGCCCACTGGGCTCCTCCGCCAGtgaccgtccagcaagcctacgatggaattactcacgcacggcggtgagcatcatgaaattggtgatggaggaaggttgatgatgacgatggcggcggattcccctctctggagccccgaacaaactccagatcagccccccgagagtgtttagggcttggcggcagctccgtatcgtaaaacgcgatgaatccttctctgtgattttttcctccctgaaagtgaatatatggagtcaaggttaaggtcggtggagcgtcagggggcccacgaggcagggggcgcacccaggaggtagggcgcgcccccaccctcatggctagggtgtggcccccctgacgtgaatctttattccagtattttttatatattccaaaataattctccgttgattttcaggtcattccgagaacttttatttctgcacaaaaataacaccatggcaattctgctgaaaataacGTCAGTCCGAAtttgttccattcaaatcatgcaagttagagtccaaaacaagagcaaaagtgtttggaaaagtggatacgacggagatgtatcaatcaCCTCCTCACCCGAGCTCGACGTGGCTCCATCGCTGATATACAGCTTTGCGGACCTCCAAGGTGGCTCACCAAAAGTGAAGCCATTGCCGTTGAACGAATCAGATTGGGGCAACACCCCGGACACGCCATCGAACTCCAGATCTGACACCCCACCACGACTAAGGCGCCGAAGGAGGAAACCATATCTGCCATCCACGAACCACGAACCCAGCACACGTTCCGTCTTCTAGATGTCGTCGATGCAGACCACAATCTGCATCCGCTCCTGAACTACCTCCCAAACTCCACGCCGCCGCTGGAAGGAGACAGGTCCACCACGAGGATGCCGCCGTCGCCACGCCATCCTTGCTTGAAAGGAGGTGTTCATGGCTTATTGGCTTAACTGTATTTTCGCCTTCATCCAAGATTGTATTTCTCATGATTGTTACCAAGATTTGGTTAATCAATAAAGCTCCTCCCCCGCAAAAAATAATGATCAATAAAGATCCTAATTTGCAAAAAGAAAAGGACACCTACGTAATCAGAGGACATACATAAAACAATGCATCTAGAGTGACAAGACCCAACTGCCCCAAGGATCTATTTAGTTGGTCTTGAACGCTGGGAAGAGACAAGGACATGGTCGCTAGACATGCATTCAGCATGGCAACAAATGTAATTACCCCCTAGCCTCGTGAGGGTTTATGCTCGATTATGTTAACATTAAGCACAACCAGCAAAAAAGGCTGGTACTCTAGAACAAAGACGATTACATGTTAAAGAAAATGAAACTTCAGAGCAAAGGCGACTTTGCGCAGCAACTTGCAAGTGTGCATTGATGGATTCGATATATTCATGAGCCTTCATATACACACTCACAACGATATCTCAGGGAAAACTGAACGGAGACACTTCCTCCATTCAAACGCAGAGTTCAGACGGCGAATGCTCCATGTGCAGAGGAGGGAGGGAGCAGGCAAGATCTTCTGCTCTTAGTCCACCTGCTGCTGTTTTTCCAGTGCTAACCCATCTGCTCTGCTCGATCGGCAACAAATTTACCAAAAACGAATACTACTAAGTACCACTACCTCTGTTCATTAACATAAGACGTTTTGGCAGTTCAAATTAAACTGCCAAAACGTCTTGTATTAATGAACACAGGGCGTACATCATAAGTATGTTCAGCGTGTTCATTGCTCTCCCAAGAAAACCAAATCAGAGGAAGCCGTCCCTGCGGTCCTGCTCCTCGGCGTCCTTGTTCGCCGTCTGCACGGCCTTGTACCACAGATACCCCTGGAATCCAGACAACTCCTCGATCAAGAAGTGCAAATTTAGTGTAGGATCGATCTGGGTATAAAAGATGGACGTACGGAGGTCGGGATGCCGGTGACGGCGAAGAAGCCGAGGATGGGCGCGTAGAGCGGGCTGTCGGTGCCCACCACGCCGAACACCGCCCGCCCGTTCGTGTACTCGAATATCGACCCGATCTGCACGCGGACGCGACGGTCAGCGGATCCCTTgagcggaggaggaggagaagaaggggGATAAAGAAGGGTTGGAGGAACGTACGGCGGCGATGGCCGTCACGGCGGACGCGAGCAGGTAGGCGTAGAACGGGACCTGGGCGGCCTCGCCGTCCTGCCCCGAGGCCCCGCCCTCGTCGCGCGCCCACGGCGGGGGCTCGTCGGAGCCTGGCCGGGCCCAGGAGGGGACCTTCTCGTCCGCCTTCTTGCCCGACGACTTGGCGGCCGCGACCACCAGCCTTCGGCGCGACGACGACGGCCGCGTCGCGCACGGCGCGGCGCCCGCTTGGGAGGCGAGGCGAGGTTCGGGCTTCCGGCTCGGGCCGACGCAGCGCGAGCCGCAGAGGGAGATGGCTGCCGCGGCCATGGATGGATGCGAGCGCGAGGTCTTGCGGTGGGAGAGCTTGGAGCGCGGTGTGTGTGGAATCGACCGGGCGAGTGTGGATAGGACGTGCGCGGCGCACGGTGCACGGTTCGTCCTCCAGGAAGGTGGTCATCTGGGCCTACGTGCCTGAACGGGCCGGCCCGATTAGCAAAGGGCACAGCCCATTTACTAATCGGGACTTGGTGGGCCGTGCCATGCCGGTTAGACGTGTCGAATATTGCATGATCCAGGAAGCCGTACTGCTCAGATGCTCAGGTCAAAATACTATCTACTAGATCAAGACTTTTTGGGATGCGTCACTTGGCTCTAATCCATCACTACTGCTTGTAACGAGAATTGGATTCCAACAGTGGAAGGTTCAATATTGTTGAGTGGATTTATCGAAGCATCGTTAGAAACGTCAAACAAACAAAGTTGCGTGATTTCTTCCCGCCAATGGATGTTGAGGAAATTGTACAGACTCCGCTAAGTACACACCAACTAGATGACTTCTCGGCTTAGCAACCAAAGGCCATCGGGTATTCATAGTGAGATCATCACATCATCTTCTATTAATAAGTATATATAAAGTAAGAGGGAAGACTAGTTGGAAGGGAGACCTGCGAATTCTGACGATTGGCGGAGGGGAAAACCGTCTACTGCGCTATAGCAAGTGCAAATCCGAGCAAAAGGTTGTGTTGTTCTGTGGAGATTGGCACGCTATTCCTTTCTTTCGTGGATCTATAAAACACATAAATATTGCATCGTTAAACATGTGCTCCATCTGCGGCGATGAAGATACATAACACCACTCGTTAGGGCATCTCTAGCCGCGCCCTCAGGAAGGCCTCCCCAGACGATTTTtcgcgccggcgccgaaaaacggcccagtcacgcccccaggagcccgattctcgccggcctgggccgaaaacagcgccggtggacccaggccgaacccggcgcgctggggggtGCCCAGGGACGCCGATGCGAgctgttttggcgcgaaaaagccgcgggccagccgcgtcagcgacacggcgcctcatcttcccccaacggcctcggttcccgcggggaatcaatgccaaggctgccgccggtcagccttgccattgattcctcacgggcggcgtgtcacgggacggcgcgccgacacctcccctccctcgcacgcgtacacacgggcgcggcgcggctatatagccggtggccttcactcgcctgtgcccacaccagccccgcccctcgccgccgtccagcccctccctctccctacctctcccgagcgccgccgcccagcccctccctctatctctctacctctcccgagcccgtCGCCATGGCAGAACGCTTCCtcggagacgaggcggcggccaacggcttcgg is from Triticum urartu cultivar G1812 unplaced genomic scaffold, Tu2.1 TuUngrouped_contig_2936, whole genome shotgun sequence and encodes:
- the LOC125527121 gene encoding uncharacterized protein LOC125527121 codes for the protein MAAAAISLCGSRCVGPSRKPEPRLASQAGAAPCATRPSSSRRRLVVAAAKSSGKKADEKVPSWARPGSDEPPPWARDEGGASGQDGEAAQVPFYAYLLASAVTAIAAIGSIFEYTNGRAVFGVVGTDSPLYAPILGFFAVTGIPTSGYLWYKAVQTANKDAEEQDRRDGFL